The following proteins come from a genomic window of Synechococcus sp. BIOS-E4-1:
- a CDS encoding NifU family protein: MSTETLPLTQDNVEKVLDELRPFLMADGGNVEVVEIDGPVVKVRLQGACGSCPSSTMTLKMGIERKMRESIPEVSEVVQVL, encoded by the coding sequence ATGAGCACCGAAACGCTGCCGCTCACCCAAGACAACGTGGAAAAGGTGCTCGATGAGCTGCGCCCGTTCCTGATGGCCGATGGTGGCAACGTGGAAGTGGTCGAAATCGATGGACCGGTGGTCAAAGTGCGATTGCAGGGTGCATGCGGCAGCTGCCCCAGCAGCACCATGACCCTGAAAATGGGAATCGAGCGCAAAATGCGCGAATCCATTCCTGAAGTCAGTGAAGTGGTTCAGGTTCTCTGA
- a CDS encoding multidrug efflux SMR transporter encodes MGSPWLLLLLAITAEVIGTSCLKLSQGFSRPVPTLVVLSAYAISMTLMSRVVQVLPMGLTYALWSGIGIVAIVMIGLLLYHQVPTQGQLMGMALITAGVITVNLSGNHG; translated from the coding sequence ATGGGCTCTCCCTGGTTGTTGCTGCTGCTGGCCATCACAGCTGAGGTGATCGGCACCTCTTGCCTCAAGCTCTCGCAAGGCTTCAGTCGACCGGTTCCCACCCTAGTGGTGCTGTCGGCTTATGCCATTTCGATGACATTGATGTCACGGGTGGTGCAAGTGCTCCCCATGGGCCTCACCTACGCGCTCTGGAGTGGCATCGGAATCGTGGCGATCGTGATGATTGGCCTGCTCCTCTATCACCAGGTGCCGACCCAGGGTCAGCTGATGGGCATGGCCCTGATCACAGCCGGCGTAATCACCGTGAACCTCAGCGGGAACCACGGTTGA
- a CDS encoding Nif11-like leader peptide family natural product precursor encodes MNGAEQLTAFLERVRSDAELQQQLTAFHVELWGDAHLPLDIDLDAVIALASEIGFHFDRADVVASQCRHLERFASFEMDNAVVARRYMARIQLQIDRGGKPEQPMSYYRA; translated from the coding sequence ATGAACGGAGCCGAGCAGCTCACTGCCTTTCTGGAAAGGGTGCGCTCGGATGCCGAGCTGCAACAGCAACTGACGGCATTTCATGTGGAGCTTTGGGGAGACGCCCATCTGCCTCTCGATATTGACCTGGATGCTGTGATCGCTCTGGCCTCAGAGATCGGATTTCACTTTGATCGAGCTGATGTGGTGGCCAGTCAGTGTCGGCATCTGGAGCGTTTTGCCTCCTTTGAGATGGACAACGCCGTTGTGGCCCGCCGCTACATGGCCAGGATCCAGTTGCAGATTGACCGGGGAGGAAAGCCTGAGCAGCCGATGAGCTACTACCGGGCTTAA
- a CDS encoding type IV pilin protein, translated as MKKNQFPPTRGFSLLEVLIAALIVMISASWAIPQYRRQLALNQLDQYTQKIESGLFSLRARQSTEGTSCEIKFAANYVGIDNINGGFGAVENVVELGHLSKEDRAQRLECCDTTQCEWNPPYRLINLEKTRISKNVEIKVSQSAYSLSPPGTSTDGNALVLLVRSTSWNQDPERPLPIRCIKLSTSGHLHSGTWEERRCRRR; from the coding sequence ATGAAGAAGAATCAATTCCCACCGACACGTGGATTCAGCCTTCTGGAAGTGCTGATTGCGGCACTGATCGTGATGATCAGTGCATCATGGGCAATCCCTCAATACCGGCGTCAACTGGCACTGAATCAACTCGATCAATACACACAAAAAATCGAATCAGGATTGTTCAGCTTGCGAGCTCGCCAGTCTACAGAAGGGACAAGCTGCGAAATAAAATTTGCAGCCAATTATGTTGGCATTGACAATATCAATGGCGGATTTGGAGCAGTTGAAAATGTTGTCGAGTTAGGCCATTTGTCGAAAGAAGACCGTGCTCAAAGGCTTGAATGCTGCGACACAACGCAATGCGAATGGAATCCTCCATATCGCTTAATCAACCTGGAAAAAACAAGAATCTCAAAAAATGTAGAAATCAAAGTTTCCCAATCGGCCTACTCCCTCTCTCCTCCGGGTACAAGCACGGATGGGAATGCTTTGGTTTTGCTCGTTCGCTCAACCAGCTGGAACCAAGATCCAGAACGACCTCTACCCATTCGCTGCATCAAGTTATCGACGTCCGGTCACCTGCACAGCGGCACATGGGAGGAGAGGCGATGTCGACGCCGATGA
- a CDS encoding malate:quinone oxidoreductase translates to MDRYDAVLVGAGMMSSTLASLLHALDPEMRLLLVERLEASALESSAAVNNAGTGHAANCELNYTPQQADGTVSTEKALAINAAFERSLEFWASLTERGVLDPGSFLHQVPHLSFVWGQEDVAFLQQRHRQLSALPAFAAMHWSTDAWQIGDWMPLVMAGRRPGQQIAATRIERGLDLDFGALTRALLLPLQTAGALQVVYGTSVQGLKRPLTESMTCCDWQLDLRGPSGRRKVQAPFVFLGAGGGALPLLQSSGIPEAADYAGFPVSGQWLVCGEPALVERHHAKVYGKAKVGAPPMSVPHLDTRWIDGKRSLLFGPYAGFSSKFLKTGSLMDLPLSVRPTNLLPMLQVGVNNLPLVKYLINQLRQSEADRMEALRAFLPEANADDWSLSVAGQRVQIIKRTPDGGRLQMGTEVVSAADGSLAALLGASPGASTSVQIMVEVLERCFAAKLATQAWQERLHQLIPSYRQDLNSDPELLARTRERSDGLLGLRV, encoded by the coding sequence ATGGATCGTTACGACGCCGTGCTGGTGGGTGCGGGAATGATGAGTTCCACCCTGGCTTCGTTGCTGCATGCCCTCGACCCGGAGATGCGCCTGCTGCTGGTGGAGCGTCTCGAGGCATCCGCTCTGGAGAGCAGTGCAGCAGTCAATAACGCCGGCACCGGCCATGCCGCCAACTGTGAGCTCAACTACACCCCTCAGCAGGCCGACGGGACGGTGTCCACTGAGAAAGCACTGGCGATCAATGCAGCATTCGAGCGAAGTCTGGAGTTCTGGGCCTCCCTCACAGAACGGGGAGTTCTTGACCCAGGCAGCTTTCTTCACCAGGTGCCCCATCTCAGTTTTGTCTGGGGACAGGAGGATGTGGCGTTTCTTCAGCAGCGGCATCGTCAGTTGAGTGCGCTGCCGGCCTTCGCCGCCATGCACTGGAGCACGGATGCTTGGCAGATCGGCGACTGGATGCCTTTGGTGATGGCAGGACGTCGGCCTGGTCAACAGATTGCAGCCACCCGTATCGAGCGTGGACTCGATCTCGACTTTGGTGCTCTGACCAGGGCACTGCTGCTGCCGCTGCAGACAGCGGGCGCTCTTCAGGTGGTGTATGGCACCTCAGTGCAGGGACTCAAACGACCGCTGACGGAGTCGATGACCTGCTGTGACTGGCAGCTTGATTTGCGCGGTCCGTCGGGCCGTCGCAAGGTGCAGGCTCCGTTTGTGTTCCTGGGCGCCGGTGGTGGTGCCCTGCCACTGCTGCAGAGCAGTGGCATCCCCGAGGCCGCCGACTATGCCGGCTTTCCCGTGAGCGGCCAATGGCTGGTGTGCGGCGAGCCAGCTCTGGTGGAGCGTCACCACGCCAAGGTGTACGGCAAGGCGAAGGTGGGCGCACCGCCGATGTCGGTGCCCCATCTCGATACCCGCTGGATTGACGGCAAGCGATCCCTGCTGTTCGGTCCCTATGCCGGATTCAGCAGCAAATTTCTCAAGACCGGTTCGCTGATGGATCTACCGCTGTCGGTGCGTCCCACCAACCTGCTGCCGATGCTGCAGGTGGGAGTGAACAACCTGCCTCTGGTGAAGTATCTGATCAATCAGCTGCGCCAGAGCGAAGCTGATCGGATGGAGGCATTGCGGGCATTCCTGCCAGAGGCCAATGCGGATGACTGGAGCCTTTCGGTGGCCGGTCAACGGGTGCAGATCATCAAACGCACGCCTGATGGTGGTCGCCTGCAGATGGGCACCGAAGTGGTCAGTGCTGCGGATGGATCCCTGGCCGCTCTGCTGGGTGCCTCTCCTGGGGCAAGCACCTCCGTGCAGATCATGGTGGAGGTGCTGGAGCGTTGCTTTGCTGCAAAGCTGGCCACGCAGGCCTGGCAAGAGCGCCTCCATCAGCTGATTCCCAGTTACCGCCAGGATCTCAACAGCGATCCGGAGCTGCTCGCACGCACAAGGGAGCGCAGTGACGGGCTGCTGGGTCTACGTGTCTGA
- a CDS encoding type IV pilin protein — protein MDGFSLVEMLITVSIIGILAAIALPQYFSQVQKTRQNETAASLSQLQVTIAAFVDEMGLLPESWADLNKITPLMTISGPAVQEDFEWITLASATCGKTAKREANGELNCYEAYVKENDQLYTLEARSKNPRASTYNVVACLDLRNGSSDLRKGTHNAVASVADLQCVRNGQ, from the coding sequence TTGGATGGCTTTTCATTAGTTGAAATGCTGATCACTGTATCGATCATTGGCATCTTAGCGGCCATTGCTTTGCCCCAATATTTTTCTCAGGTCCAGAAAACACGCCAGAACGAAACCGCTGCAAGTTTGTCGCAACTGCAGGTCACGATTGCGGCATTTGTTGATGAGATGGGCTTACTCCCTGAAAGCTGGGCTGATCTCAACAAAATCACGCCGCTGATGACCATTAGTGGACCCGCTGTTCAAGAAGATTTTGAATGGATCACGTTGGCGAGCGCCACCTGCGGTAAAACAGCAAAACGCGAGGCCAATGGTGAGCTGAATTGCTACGAGGCTTACGTCAAGGAAAATGATCAGCTCTACACCCTAGAAGCACGCTCGAAGAATCCAAGAGCCAGCACCTACAACGTTGTGGCCTGCCTTGATCTACGCAATGGATCCAGTGATCTGAGAAAAGGAACTCACAACGCAGTGGCCTCCGTCGCAGATTTGCAATGCGTGAGGAATGGACAATGA
- a CDS encoding TVP38/TMEM64 family protein has protein sequence MPRFRRFLLIAAVIAVLAVLFQIIRANGLWPTREEIELQVKTLGIWGPLALFALRGVSIVLPALPSTVFSLVAGAVLGFRSGFITIVIADLIFCQAAFLLARNYGRDPVRKLVGDRAMGIIEGFNRNQLEGNPFLLSGLLMTGLFDFVCYAVGLGGTRWRAFILPLLFSVIVSDAPIVALGAGIFSDNNSKLLIGAAVFGVFGLAVIAGWVKKRMRKQTSSDT, from the coding sequence GTGCCGCGCTTTCGCCGATTCCTGCTGATTGCAGCTGTGATTGCCGTGCTGGCCGTGCTGTTTCAGATCATCAGGGCGAATGGCCTTTGGCCAACCCGGGAAGAAATCGAACTGCAGGTGAAGACCCTCGGGATCTGGGGGCCCCTGGCACTGTTTGCGCTGCGTGGTGTGAGCATTGTGCTGCCTGCACTGCCCAGTACTGTTTTTTCACTTGTAGCCGGAGCAGTTCTTGGCTTTCGCTCAGGCTTCATCACCATTGTGATCGCCGATCTGATCTTCTGCCAGGCAGCCTTTCTACTGGCCCGTAACTACGGGCGAGACCCTGTCCGAAAGCTGGTGGGAGATCGGGCAATGGGCATCATCGAAGGATTCAATCGCAATCAACTGGAAGGCAATCCCTTTCTTCTCAGCGGGCTGCTGATGACAGGGTTATTTGATTTCGTCTGCTACGCAGTCGGTCTTGGAGGCACTCGCTGGCGAGCATTCATCCTGCCGTTGCTGTTCAGCGTGATTGTGAGTGACGCTCCGATCGTGGCTCTTGGCGCCGGCATCTTCAGCGACAACAACAGCAAACTGTTGATCGGCGCGGCGGTTTTTGGAGTGTTTGGCCTGGCCGTCATCGCAGGCTGGGTCAAGAAGCGCATGCGCAAACAGACGAGTTCAGACACGTAG
- a CDS encoding vWA domain-containing protein has protein sequence MTQIKQRMACRDQRGFGIPETLIAASAGVALIGASTLALRSTGSLIDKMDLKAGLQQNTISGKRIMRSEIERSLHLLIRTKQKPTDQLAHTDLNHDDYKVSLSQCQSLAQQAGQVFNPVFGVKMAELNNPLYYGLSLSSVGKGYSLKRCGASMQLDGRYNETEQQSLAMVIDDIGVIRCSSDQPECIIDPRKETTPLSELAANTDFVFNEDKTPERSSREPAIRLMTDENRKLIRFIDPTTEQDNIQTSFLKIETVNKEITTHPFYFVAYSRADKRLEKGPEDGEVLDGLFFRNVSSNRMRFLVDGSGSMSACILWGSGFGNWKIFWNGRHYFWSRRSCALTRMESLQHELNSLLQELPNDTQISLRSFSSPGYQNHRIWQNSAKSLVKIGAEGTRDSAIAFVNTLDDGYPYRWGGTDPWEGLDEAFADKNTDTLYFLSDGEPNYDRNRGRWTKADHASTSGHYAGLNNNREITLKVNTIALGLQSNWMQSLAGKTTGDYLHIDKKYVLSSSTK, from the coding sequence ATGACCCAAATCAAACAACGCATGGCCTGCCGTGATCAACGCGGCTTTGGGATTCCGGAAACATTAATTGCGGCCAGCGCAGGAGTTGCACTGATCGGGGCATCAACATTGGCCCTGCGAAGCACTGGGAGCCTGATCGACAAGATGGATCTCAAGGCAGGCTTGCAACAAAACACCATCAGTGGAAAACGTATCATGCGTTCAGAAATTGAGCGCAGTTTGCACCTACTGATCAGAACCAAACAAAAGCCAACAGATCAACTGGCTCATACAGATCTGAATCACGACGACTACAAAGTCTCCCTCAGCCAATGCCAATCATTGGCACAACAAGCAGGACAGGTCTTCAATCCAGTATTCGGCGTCAAGATGGCTGAACTGAACAATCCTCTATATTACGGCTTATCGCTCAGCAGTGTTGGCAAAGGCTATTCATTAAAGCGTTGTGGGGCCTCAATGCAGCTCGATGGCCGATATAACGAAACAGAGCAACAATCGCTCGCCATGGTGATTGACGATATTGGTGTGATTCGATGCAGCTCAGATCAGCCTGAGTGCATCATTGATCCCCGCAAGGAAACAACACCCCTGAGTGAGCTGGCCGCGAACACTGATTTCGTCTTTAACGAAGACAAGACCCCCGAGCGATCCTCTCGAGAGCCAGCCATTCGCCTGATGACAGACGAAAACAGAAAGCTGATCCGGTTCATCGACCCGACCACAGAACAAGACAACATTCAAACAAGCTTCCTGAAAATCGAAACTGTCAACAAAGAGATCACCACACACCCGTTCTATTTCGTGGCCTACTCCCGTGCCGACAAACGTCTTGAGAAAGGACCGGAAGACGGCGAAGTGCTCGATGGTCTCTTCTTCCGGAATGTCAGCAGCAATCGTATGCGTTTTCTTGTGGATGGCTCTGGCTCGATGAGTGCATGCATCCTGTGGGGTAGTGGCTTCGGCAACTGGAAGATCTTCTGGAATGGTCGTCATTACTTCTGGAGCCGGAGAAGTTGTGCACTCACGCGCATGGAGTCGCTTCAGCACGAGTTAAATTCACTTCTCCAAGAGCTTCCCAACGACACACAGATCAGCCTCCGCTCTTTCAGCTCACCTGGCTATCAAAACCATCGAATTTGGCAGAATTCGGCCAAGTCACTGGTCAAAATCGGAGCTGAAGGCACGCGTGATTCAGCCATTGCCTTTGTCAACACCTTGGATGATGGCTACCCCTACCGCTGGGGAGGAACCGATCCCTGGGAGGGGCTTGATGAAGCATTCGCCGACAAGAACACTGACACTCTTTACTTCCTGTCCGATGGCGAACCCAATTACGACCGCAATCGCGGGCGCTGGACGAAAGCCGATCACGCATCAACCTCTGGTCATTATGCAGGCCTGAATAACAATAGGGAGATCACACTCAAAGTGAACACCATTGCACTGGGACTACAATCTAATTGGATGCAATCCCTCGCAGGAAAAACAACCGGCGACTACCTACACATCGACAAAAAATATGTACTGAGCTCGTCAACAAAATAA
- a CDS encoding prepilin-type N-terminal cleavage/methylation domain-containing protein, protein MAKNSLMQQFSPPGGQRSEGFTMVEVLIAGVIMLIVMVGTARVSIQSITSGRHRIERDRIEAAIHNNIQLIQQADSKLTLESMPSQDQRAACLNPAAYLKKQLSQQGGSNAVPAPEISGVSNNNLIERSITVGDHPGITVVTYQFSAPEHSIDNERRTIELNPNFQTRCILEE, encoded by the coding sequence ATGGCCAAGAACTCGCTAATGCAACAGTTTTCTCCCCCCGGTGGCCAGAGAAGCGAGGGCTTCACCATGGTGGAGGTGCTCATCGCAGGAGTGATCATGCTGATTGTGATGGTTGGAACAGCAAGGGTTTCAATCCAATCCATCACCAGCGGCAGACATCGAATCGAACGGGACAGAATCGAAGCTGCAATTCACAACAATATTCAATTAATTCAACAGGCGGATTCAAAGCTCACCCTGGAATCCATGCCAAGCCAGGACCAACGGGCAGCCTGCCTCAATCCAGCGGCTTACCTGAAAAAGCAGTTATCCCAGCAAGGGGGATCAAACGCCGTTCCTGCACCAGAGATATCAGGGGTAAGCAATAACAACCTGATCGAACGATCAATCACCGTCGGGGACCATCCGGGCATCACCGTTGTGACCTATCAATTTTCAGCCCCAGAGCATTCAATCGACAATGAACGAAGAACCATCGAACTCAATCCAAATTTCCAAACGCGATGCATTTTAGAAGAATGA
- a CDS encoding glycerol dehydrogenase, with protein sequence MGYRTDFGRDHQRPLAVFASPGRYVQGPGATWELGTELKRLGLSGPVLFIAGGTARRTLASIWKETLPPVGITPVVEAFGGECSDQEISRLVGLAATQPFSAVVGAGGGKTSDTARAVADELDLPVVITPTLASTDSPCSALSVIYTNGGGVQGFRFYNRHPLLLLVDTEVVAKAPKRQLVAGFGDALATWFEARSCRQSHSCNVVGGYPTTTATALAKLCCDILLADGPAACSAVDSQVTTPALERIVEANNLLSGLGFESGGLALAHAVHNGISEIPASHAMLHGEKVAFGLHTQLVMEGQPQSEIQEIFSYCQSVGLPTTLQQIGINPDDDEAIQQIAQRTVIPGESSHNEPFEVTAAAVEAAIRAADQQGRAYIN encoded by the coding sequence ATGGGCTATCGCACAGATTTCGGCAGGGATCACCAACGCCCGCTGGCGGTGTTCGCCTCACCGGGACGGTACGTCCAGGGTCCCGGTGCCACCTGGGAACTGGGCACAGAGCTGAAACGCCTGGGCCTGAGTGGACCGGTGCTGTTCATCGCTGGTGGCACGGCCCGCAGAACGCTGGCTTCGATCTGGAAGGAAACACTGCCGCCTGTCGGCATCACGCCGGTGGTTGAAGCCTTCGGTGGCGAATGCAGCGATCAGGAGATCAGCCGTTTGGTCGGCCTGGCAGCAACGCAGCCCTTCTCAGCGGTCGTCGGCGCTGGTGGTGGCAAAACCTCCGACACAGCGAGGGCCGTCGCCGATGAGCTGGATCTGCCAGTGGTGATCACCCCAACTCTGGCGAGCACCGATTCGCCGTGCAGTGCCCTCTCGGTGATTTACACCAATGGCGGAGGGGTGCAGGGCTTCCGCTTTTACAACCGCCATCCGCTGCTGCTGCTTGTTGACACGGAGGTTGTGGCCAAGGCGCCGAAGCGGCAACTGGTCGCTGGCTTCGGCGATGCCCTGGCCACCTGGTTTGAAGCCCGAAGCTGCCGGCAAAGCCACAGCTGCAATGTGGTTGGGGGCTACCCGACCACCACGGCCACAGCCCTGGCGAAGCTGTGCTGCGACATTCTTTTGGCCGATGGGCCTGCCGCCTGCTCCGCCGTGGATTCGCAGGTCACCACCCCCGCTCTCGAGCGCATTGTGGAAGCGAACAATCTGCTTTCGGGGCTTGGCTTTGAAAGTGGTGGACTGGCACTTGCCCATGCCGTTCACAACGGCATCAGCGAGATCCCCGCAAGCCACGCGATGCTTCATGGGGAGAAGGTCGCCTTCGGACTGCACACCCAACTGGTGATGGAAGGCCAGCCACAGTCGGAGATCCAAGAGATCTTCAGCTACTGCCAATCCGTGGGACTGCCCACCACGCTGCAGCAGATCGGGATCAACCCCGACGACGACGAGGCCATCCAGCAGATTGCGCAACGGACGGTGATCCCAGGCGAAAGCAGCCATAACGAGCCTTTCGAAGTCACCGCCGCAGCGGTGGAGGCTGCTATCCGGGCAGCTGATCAACAGGGGCGTGCCTATATCAACTGA
- a CDS encoding sulfatase-like hydrolase/transferase, which translates to MPSEDERLVAALAGFNPDQLSDQQLLLCRDYLNVAEQIGLSGLQSSADLQEVLEFLADAESATARPPNLVVFIRDQVKPEDLWLPRDWAKEKLPTRQWLLDNGLSFENSFTNTAMCSSARATFFTGKFPAQHELDLLLSDIENPILDSQVQLNPDLPTLGNVLLDQGYDVSFFGKTHLSKTITLEDGEVVYQDMQPYEFSDWQGPDAGQDMDPANAGGGYADNDSRFVDEATGWLNQRVKSGNDRPFAMVVSLVNPHDVLSYPETWGKGDPQTKFGYSRDMIEGSIDILPKTVKEPIASPTAVQQGFDLAGNYKPQIQREWLIAQAGAQPLPTDEMKLNYLNFYGNLMEIADTQMGNVILALRRHGMVDDTMFVSTSDHGEMGMTHGGMVQKMFNAYEESIRVPMIWSNPQYFKGGQTSDALVSLVDFLPTVAGLYGSSEQQLEGYDLRGVDYSPIIRRAATGSPLSIDDLDVQSSLLYTYDDIYAGQDPANSIPEGAWDHGLLPGPNRLQALRTKDYKYVRYFSGDEPYEPANWQGEFYDLRPGGGDYYPNIDPITGQLNPFKAAPLELRNLDPKAEALRVIHGHEPLATDEQRLAYAQMSQLLDEQIDRRLTPLEPFPSRQPTVTIYRGGSAGESSAYDDGDPIVRLLPTGDGSNALEVAFNTRAGQSYNIVTLQSQIEDGELVFSRDDVLVSNITGTNGPTYQYITGLSSGLELSDLAVEWIGGFVPLGLWG; encoded by the coding sequence ATGCCCAGCGAGGACGAGCGGCTTGTTGCTGCGTTGGCGGGATTCAATCCAGATCAGCTCAGCGATCAACAGCTGTTGCTCTGCAGGGATTATTTGAATGTTGCTGAACAGATTGGATTGTCTGGCTTGCAAAGCTCAGCCGATCTGCAAGAGGTCCTTGAGTTTCTTGCTGATGCTGAGTCGGCAACGGCACGTCCACCGAATCTGGTGGTTTTCATCCGAGATCAGGTCAAACCAGAGGACCTTTGGCTTCCTCGCGACTGGGCAAAGGAGAAGCTTCCAACCCGTCAGTGGTTGCTTGATAACGGACTTTCATTCGAGAACTCCTTCACCAACACGGCGATGTGCTCCTCTGCACGTGCCACGTTTTTCACGGGGAAGTTCCCGGCTCAGCATGAGCTCGACCTGCTTCTCAGCGACATTGAGAATCCAATTCTCGATTCTCAGGTTCAGCTCAATCCCGATCTGCCCACTCTCGGCAATGTGTTGCTGGATCAGGGCTATGACGTGTCGTTTTTCGGCAAGACCCACCTGAGCAAGACCATCACCCTCGAAGACGGCGAGGTGGTTTACCAGGACATGCAGCCCTATGAGTTCAGCGACTGGCAGGGGCCGGATGCCGGGCAGGATATGGATCCTGCCAACGCAGGTGGTGGTTACGCCGACAACGACTCCCGTTTTGTTGATGAGGCCACCGGTTGGCTGAATCAACGCGTGAAGTCGGGGAATGACCGCCCGTTTGCCATGGTCGTGTCTTTGGTCAATCCCCACGATGTGTTGTCGTATCCAGAGACCTGGGGCAAGGGTGATCCTCAGACGAAGTTCGGCTACAGCCGGGACATGATCGAAGGCAGCATCGACATCCTGCCAAAGACGGTGAAGGAACCGATCGCATCACCGACGGCGGTTCAGCAAGGGTTTGATTTAGCAGGCAATTACAAACCTCAGATTCAGCGTGAGTGGCTGATTGCGCAGGCCGGTGCTCAACCGCTGCCGACTGATGAGATGAAGCTCAACTATCTCAACTTCTACGGCAATCTCATGGAGATCGCTGACACCCAGATGGGCAACGTGATCCTGGCGTTGCGCCGTCATGGGATGGTCGACGACACCATGTTTGTGAGCACCAGTGATCACGGCGAGATGGGCATGACCCATGGCGGCATGGTTCAGAAGATGTTCAACGCCTATGAAGAGTCGATTCGGGTTCCGATGATCTGGTCGAATCCCCAATACTTCAAGGGCGGTCAGACGTCTGATGCTCTTGTCTCGCTTGTGGACTTCCTGCCCACTGTGGCTGGGCTCTATGGCTCCAGTGAACAGCAACTGGAGGGTTACGACCTGCGCGGCGTTGACTACTCCCCGATCATTCGCAGAGCTGCGACAGGTTCGCCGCTCTCCATTGATGACCTCGATGTGCAGTCGTCGTTGCTCTACACCTACGACGATATCTATGCAGGCCAAGATCCTGCTAATTCAATCCCAGAGGGTGCATGGGATCATGGGCTGTTGCCAGGCCCCAACCGTCTGCAGGCGTTACGAACGAAGGATTACAAATACGTTCGCTACTTCTCCGGTGATGAGCCGTATGAACCGGCGAATTGGCAGGGCGAGTTTTATGACCTCCGGCCCGGAGGCGGCGACTATTACCCCAACATCGATCCCATCACCGGCCAGTTGAATCCGTTTAAGGCCGCTCCTCTGGAACTGCGCAATCTGGATCCCAAGGCCGAGGCCCTGAGAGTGATCCATGGACACGAGCCCCTGGCCACCGATGAGCAACGGCTGGCCTATGCGCAGATGTCGCAGTTGCTGGATGAGCAGATTGATCGTCGGCTCACGCCGCTGGAGCCTTTTCCATCACGGCAACCCACGGTGACCATCTATCGAGGCGGTTCCGCTGGAGAGTCATCCGCCTACGACGATGGCGATCCGATTGTGAGGCTGCTACCGACAGGGGACGGGAGCAATGCCCTTGAAGTGGCCTTCAACACCAGAGCGGGCCAGAGCTACAACATCGTCACGCTGCAAAGTCAGATCGAAGATGGGGAGCTGGTCTTCAGCAGGGACGATGTTCTGGTTTCGAATATCACCGGTACCAACGGTCCCACCTATCAGTACATCACCGGTCTTTCCAGTGGCCTGGAGCTCTCGGATCTGGCTGTGGAATGGATCGGTGGCTTTGTGCCTCTTGGCTTGTGGGGATGA